Part of the Pedobacter roseus genome is shown below.
AAGTTTCGATTTCTCGATCGTAAAATCCTTGTACTGCTGCGATTTTTTTAACTTATCTAATTGCTTTTGCGTTAGCGGCGTATTCGTATCAATAAAAGGCAAATTGGGTGCCTGTACCGATGATAAGGTATATACTACGCAGATGATTGCGACGATGAAAACTAAAAAGAAAGTGCGGCTTACCCATGTAAAAGTATTCCAGCGTCTTTTAGTCTCAGTTTGAAATATTTGTTTTCCGGACATTTTTCTGTTCTGATTTATGATCAAAAGTCACTAACGAATATGAAGATTGGATGAATGATGAAATGAAACGGCTGGGATGAGTGATCGTTAGTTTATCCTAAGATACTATTTTATGGTTGTATTTCTAAGCAGACATAAAAAAGCCGGCAAATTTTGTTAAAAATGCCGGCTTCAAAATATAAATTATATAAACCTCTACTCTTCTAAATAACCAAATCTTCCCTGGTTATAATCTTCAATGGCCTGATGAATCTCAGCCTCGGTGTTCATTAAAAACGGACCGTACTGAACAATAGGCTCATCAATAGGCTGACCGCTCAAAATAAGTAAAACACTATTTTCTGAAGCTTCAACCTTAATTTCTTCACCTTTGTTGTCGAAATAAATAAAGTGATCAGCTGATATATTTTCAGATCCGTTGATTTTTACTGATCCTTCAATTACCATAAAGCCGGTATTAAAATTCCCTGGAAAGTTAAAGACAGCTTCTCCGCCCTTATTTAATCTCGCATTATACAGCTCAATAGGGGTAAAGGTGGTGGCGTTACCTTTTATTTTTTGATAATTACCTGCAATGATTTCGATTTTTCCTCTGTTTTCTGGTAAATCAAAATGAGCCAGATCAGCCTGTTTAATGGCCTGATATTTCGCTTTGCTCATTTTATCTTTTGCCGGAAGATTGATCCAAAGCTGAACCATTTGAAAAGGACCGCCCGTTAAACTGTAATTTTCTTCATGGTACTCTTTATGCAGTACACCACTTGCAGCAGTCATCCACTGTACATCGCCAGGATATATCACTCCACTGTTCCCGGAGCTATCGTGATGCGCAACGGCACCATGATAGGCAATGGTTACGGTTTCGAAACCCCGGTGCGGATGAACACCAACACCTCTTGGGGTTTTCCTCGCAGAAAATTCAATTTTAGAGCCATAGTCCAATAAAAAAAATGGACTCATGTTAATTTCATAACCGCTTGGGAAAAAGTTGTGTACCCTAAATCCATCGCCAACCATGTGCGGCGCAGGGGCTTTAAGTACATTTTTTATTTGTTTTGTTTCCATGATTGGAACCTTTCTGTTATGCGTTTGGCGCGCATTACGCTAATCGCCAAACGCCTATCGCTTATACGCTTTTCACAAACTGCAATTCACCCAAAAGGCGAACCTCTTCACTTACCATTACACCACCGGTTTCTAAAGCAGCATTCCAGGTTAAGCCGAAATCAGAACGGTTAATTTTTCCGCTCAAAGTAAAACCAGCTTTCGTATTTCCCCATGGATCGGTAGCAATACCGCCAAATTCTGCAGTCAATTTTACTGGTTTAGTTTCGCCTTTGATAGTTAAATCACCTTTAACGATATAATCGCCACCATCTTTTTCTACTGCACTAGATTTAAACTCAATGTGAGCAAATTTTTCGGCATCAAAGAAATCGCCGCTTTTTAAGTGGTTATCACGGTCGGTATTTCCGGTGTCGATAGAATCGATATCACCTTTAAAAGAAATTTCAGCATTTTCGAATTCATCACCTTCAGAGGTTAATTCTGCCGAAAAAGATTTTAAACTACCAGTTACAGTAGTAATCATTAAGTGTTTTACTTTAAATTGTAATTCGCTGTGGGTTGGATCTAATGTCCATTTTGTAGTTGCCATATCTTTTGTTTTTTAGGATGTTTAATATTTACATCACAAAAGTACAGTACAGGGTTTGATTGGGAATTGATGTATGGTAAGTAATTGGAAATGATTGAATGATAGATGGATTGGATGATAGAAATGTTGAAATGTTAGTGGTTGAAAAGTTGAAAGGTTAGATTTAATTAAGACATTCAATCATTCCAAAATCACTCATTCAAAACTCACTCATTCAAAACTCACACATTCAAAACTCACACATTCAAAATTTTCTATGGTCTAAAATGTTTATTGGCCAGTTCTTTTCTTACACGGCTGAGTGATTCGGGGGTGATGCCCAGGTAAGATGCGATCATCCATTGCGGCACGCGAAGGGTAAGGTTTGGGTAAAGTTTAATGAAATCCAGATATCTTTCTTCAGCGGTGGCGCTTAAAAGCATATTGATCCTTTTTTGCATAAAACGGATTGAATTATGCAGCATGGTTACATTTAAGGCTAACAGGCAGGGAACTTTACGGGAAGCTTCGCTCATAAAATTATCGGGAACGATAACTGCTTCGGTAGTTTCTATCGCTTCGATAAAAAAATCAGAAGGTTCATTATGCATCTGGTTGCGGTCGGAAACAAACCAGTTTTCAGGGGCAAACTGAATGATATGTTCTTTACCCTTCGAATCGATAGAATAAGACCTTAAGAGGCCTTTACCCACGAAAAAGCCATATTTTAGCATATCTCCTTTAAACTGTATGATTTCGTTTTTCTCGAATTTTTTAACTTTTAGCGAAGCGGAAAT
Proteins encoded:
- a CDS encoding YceI family protein; this encodes MATTKWTLDPTHSELQFKVKHLMITTVTGSLKSFSAELTSEGDEFENAEISFKGDIDSIDTGNTDRDNHLKSGDFFDAEKFAHIEFKSSAVEKDGGDYIVKGDLTIKGETKPVKLTAEFGGIATDPWGNTKAGFTLSGKINRSDFGLTWNAALETGGVMVSEEVRLLGELQFVKSV
- a CDS encoding Crp/Fnr family transcriptional regulator, translated to MIHQFKEYFQSKIELTDEQFDSISASLKVKKFEKNEIIQFKGDMLKYGFFVGKGLLRSYSIDSKGKEHIIQFAPENWFVSDRNQMHNEPSDFFIEAIETTEAVIVPDNFMSEASRKVPCLLALNVTMLHNSIRFMQKRINMLLSATAEERYLDFIKLYPNLTLRVPQWMIASYLGITPESLSRVRKELANKHFRP
- a CDS encoding pirin family protein; the encoded protein is METKQIKNVLKAPAPHMVGDGFRVHNFFPSGYEINMSPFFLLDYGSKIEFSARKTPRGVGVHPHRGFETVTIAYHGAVAHHDSSGNSGVIYPGDVQWMTAASGVLHKEYHEENYSLTGGPFQMVQLWINLPAKDKMSKAKYQAIKQADLAHFDLPENRGKIEIIAGNYQKIKGNATTFTPIELYNARLNKGGEAVFNFPGNFNTGFMVIEGSVKINGSENISADHFIYFDNKGEEIKVEASENSVLLILSGQPIDEPIVQYGPFLMNTEAEIHQAIEDYNQGRFGYLEE